Proteins encoded within one genomic window of Eurosta solidaginis isolate ZX-2024a chromosome 1, ASM4086904v1, whole genome shotgun sequence:
- the LOC137244530 gene encoding SCAN domain-containing protein 3-like: MVQDKAPKRKYDNNYIKFGFTSIENKGEIKPQCVICSTVLANEALKPAKLKRHLDTVHPNLSDRPVEFFEGKLENLKKMKLGPSGTRFSASQKSLVASFEISKLIAQSKKPHTIGETLVKPCMIKAVEEVLGLEAKKKIQDIPLSNNTVKARIELMSNDIEEQLVSKIQKSPFFALQCDESTDISNCCQLLVFVRFLDENVIKEELLISRELETTSKGMDVMNSIAEYFGKHNLMWDHLVSLCTDGAPAMLGSRSGLSTLVKQKNPNVITSHCLIHRQALASKTLPVCLNDTLQMAIKVVNVIKSSALNTRLFKKLCTDMESNHEALLFHTEVRWLSKGNMLARLYELRAEVEIFLVDKK; this comes from the coding sequence gacAAGGCGCCCAAGAGAAAATACGACAATAACTACATAAAGTTTGGATTTACCTCGATAGAAAATAAGGGAGAAATAAAACCACAGTGTGTTATATGCTCAACTGTCCTCGCAAATGAAGCTTTAAAACCGGCGAAGTTAAAACGCCACTTAGACACGGTACATCCGAATTTGTCTGACCGTCCAGTAGAATTCTTTGAAGGAAAATtagaaaacctaaaaaaaatGAAACTCGGACCTAGTGGTACGAGATTTTCAGCATCACAAAAATCATTAGTAGCTTCGTTTGAGATTTCTAAATTGATAGCACAATCTAAAAAACCTCATACAATCGGGGAAACGCTTGTGAAACCCTGTATGATCAAAGCCGTCGAAGAAGTACTGGGATTAGAGGCCAAGAAAAAAATTCAGGATATACCTCTGTCCAATAACACCGTCAAGGCCCGAATTGAGCTAATGTCAAATGATATAGAGGAGCAACTTGTTTCAAAAATCCAAAAATCTCCATTTTTCGCTTTGCAGTGTGATGAATCGACCGATATTTCAAATTGTTGTCAACTACTGGTATTTGTTCGCTTTTTAGATGAAAACGTAATTAAAGAAGAATTATTGATTTCACGGGAGCTGGAAACAACATCGAAAGGTATGGACGTCATGAATTCAATAGCGGAATATTTTGGTAAGCATAATCTGATGTGGGATCACCTCGTTTCTCTCTGCACTGATGGTGCTCCAGCAATGTTAGGTTCACGTTCTGGTTTGTCGACTTTAGTTAAACAGAAAAATCCCAATGTAATAACGTCACATTGCTTAATTCATCGCCAGGCATTAGCTTCTAAGACTTTACCCGTATGCCTTAATGATACGTTGCAAATGGCCATAAAAGTTGTGAATGTAATTAAAAGCAGCGCATTAAATACACGCCTTTTCAAAAAGTTGTGCACTGATATGGAGTCTAACCATGAAGCACTTCTTTTTCACACAGAAGTTCGATGGCTTTCGAAAGGTAATATGTTGGCAAGATTGTACGAACTAAGGGCAGAGGTTGAGATATTTCTGGTTGATAAAAAATGA
- the Pebp1 gene encoding phosphatidylethanolamine-binding protein homolog F40A3.3, translating to MDFASIIPDVIDTRPTGLVEVSYSSGVKVEAGKELTPTQVKDQPEVTWKADSDALYTLIMVDPDAPSRAEPTAGEILHWLVVNVPGNNVTNGQ from the exons ATGGATTTTGCCAGTATTATTCCAGACGTTATTGATACGAGGCCAACTGGTTTGGTGGag GTTTCATATTCAAGTGGCGTAAAAGTTGAAGCGGGCAAAGAGCTTACGCCAACACAGGTTAAGGATCAACCTGAAGTTACTTGGAAAGCTGATAGCGATGCACTATATACCTTGATAATGGTAGACCCCGATGCACCATCACGAGCCGAGCCAACGGCAGGGGAGATTTTACATTGGCTTGTAGTTAATGTGCCTGGAAACAACGTTACTAATGGTCAATAA